A single genomic interval of Ammospiza nelsoni isolate bAmmNel1 chromosome 25, bAmmNel1.pri, whole genome shotgun sequence harbors:
- the DLGAP3 gene encoding disks large-associated protein 3 — protein MMKGYHGERSQTQPSSGHRCRCIPDNCEHPADCIPEGRPPYLPSPSEPCSLEHPYCPGAGSECPGGPLSEPPSASASSTFPRMHHAQQQQQQQQQHYDSCDECMATAHPASKINRLPPTLLDQFEKQLPLHHDGFHTLQYPRAGGAEPRSESPSRIRHLVHSVQKLFAKSHSLEAPAKRDYNGAKMDGRGDGYHHHHHHHHHHHHHHQSRHGKRSKSKDRKVDSRHRSKMLGWWSSDDNLDSDSSYMVSGRHAADQGSQYCVDAPESAFRDLTLKSLKGGGEGKCLACAGMSMSLDGQTLKRSAWHTMTVSQAREAYPSAGGTEKTLMLQEAKAKDRAYQYLQVPQDEWSGYPAGKDGEIPCRRMRSGSYIKAMGDEDSADSDISSKVLPRAATRRDSYRRSSSADQARTKFASRHYSDSYICNCPSCCTPPRMLPRGQTYGRSFTTGQINDELNHQFEAVCESVFGEVESQAVEALDLPGCFRMRSHSYLRAIQAGCSQDDDCLSLFSMSAPPGPPITSSILKPSTSFSYRKAPPPIPPGTKAKPLISVTAQSSTESTHESYLPSEVARSPAWSKDAAARCNSAESLESSKVTAVALDLPPVQPRATPKPSTLIIKAIPGREELRSLARQRKWRPSIGVQVEAVSDSDTESRSQREFHSIGVQVEEDKRRARFKRSNSVTAGVQADLELEGFTGLAVATEDKALQFGRPFQRHSSEPESGRQYAVYKTVHTQGQWAYREDYQLQYDTVEVPRRDAWIERGSRSLPDSGRASPCHRDGEWFIKLLQAEVEKMEGWCQQMEREAEDYDLPEEILEKIRSAVGSAQLLMSQKVQQFYRLCQQNMDPNAFPVPTFQDLAGFWDLLQLSIEDVSMKFGELQQLKANGWKIMEPKEEKKVPPPIPKKPPRSKVHPVKERSLDSVDRQRQEARKRLLAAKRAASFRQSSATESADSIEIYIPEAQTRL, from the exons ATGATGAAGGGCTACCATGGGGAGCGTAGCCAGACACAGCCCTCCTCCGGCCACCGCTGCCGCTGCATCCCTGACAACTGCGAGCATCCCGCCGACTGCATCCCCGAGGGCCGGCCGCCCtacctgcccagccccagcgaGCCGTGTTCCCTGGAGCATCCCTACTGCCCCGGCGCGGGCAGCGAGTGCCCGGGCGGGCCCCTGAGCGAGCCGCCCTCCGCCAGCGCCAGCAGCACCTTCCCGAGGATGCATCAcgcgcagcagcagcagcagcagcagcagcagcactacGACTCCTGCGACGAATGCATGGCGACCGCCCACCCCGCCAGCAAGATCAACCGCCTGCCCCCCACGCTGCTGGACCAGTTCGAGAAGCAGCTGCCGCTGCACCACGACGGCTTCCACACGCTGCAGTACCCCCGGGCCGGCGGCGCCGAGCCCCGCAGCGAGAGCCCCAGCCGCATCCGCCACCTCGTCCACTCCGTCCAGAAGCTCTTCGCCAAGTCCCACTCCCTGGAGGCGCCGGCCAAGCGGGACTACAACGGCGCCAAGATGGACGGCCGCGGGGACGGctaccaccaccaccaccaccaccaccaccatcaccaccaccaccaccagtcCCGCCACGGCAAGCGCAGCAAGAGCAAGGACCGTAAGGTGGACTCTCGGCACCGGTCCAAGATGTTGGGCTGGTGGAGCTCCGACGACAACCTGGACAGCGACAGCAGCTACATGGTGTCCGGCCGGCACGCCGCCGACCAGGGCAGCCAGTACTGCGTGGACGCTCCCGAAAGTGCCTTCAGAGACTTGACCTTGAAGAGTCTAAAGGGCGGCGGGGAAGGAAAATGCCTGGCCTGTGCCGGCATGTCCATGTCTCTGGACGGCCAGACGCTCAAGAGGAGTGCCTGGCACACCATGACCGTCAGCCAGGCCCGTGAAGCCTATCCCAGCGCCGGCGGCACTGAGAAGACCTTGATGCTTCAGGAAGCAAAGGCCAAAGACCGAGCGTACCAGTACCTgcag gtgccGCAGGACGAGTGGAGCGGGTACCCGGCGGGCAAGGACGGGGAGATCCCGTGCCGGCGGATGCGCAGCGGCAGCTACATCAAGGCCATGGGCGATGAGGACAGCGCCGACTCGGACATCAGCTCCAAAGTGCTGCCCAGGGCGGCCACGCGGCGAGACAGCTACCGCCGCTCCTCCAGCGCCGACCAGGCCAGGACCAA GTTTGCAAGTAGGCACTATTCTGATTCATATATCTGtaactgtcccagctgctgcacgCCACCGCGAATGCTCCCGCGGGGACAGACCTACGGGCGCTCCTTCACCACCGGCCAG ATCAACGATGAGCTCAACCACCAATTTGAGGCCGTCTGCGAGTCGGTGTTTGGTGAGGTGGAGTCGCAGGCCGTGGAGGCGCTGGACCTGCCCGGCTGCTTCCGCATGCGGAGCCACAGCTACCTGCGGGCCATCCAGGCAGGCTGCTCCCAGGACGACGACTGTCTCTCACTCTTCTCCATGTCGGCCCCTCCTGGGCCACCCATCACCAGCAGCATCCTGAAGCCCAGCACTT CCTTCAGTTACAGAAAAGCTCCACCTCCCATCCCTCCAGGAACCAAAGCCAAACCTCTCATCTCCGTCACGGCGCAGAGCAGCACCGAGTCCACCCACGAGAGTTACCTGCCCAGCGAGGTCGCCCGCAGCCCCGCCTGGTCCAAAGACGCCGCGGCCCGCTGCAACTCTGCCGAGAGCCTGGAGAGCTCCAAGGTGACGGCCGTGGCCCTGGACCtgcccccagtgcagccccGTGCCACTCCCAAGCCCTCCACCCTCATCATCAAGGCCATCCCAGGCCGGGAGGAGCTGCGGAGCTTGGCTCGGCAGAGGAAGTGGCGTCCGTCCATCGGCGTGCAg GTTGAGGCCGTCTCTGACTCGGATACGGAGAGCCGGAGCCAGAGGGAGTTCCACTCCATCGGGGTGCAGGTGGAGGAGGACAAAAG GCGAGCGCGCTTCAAGCGCTCCAACAGCGTCACAGCGGGCGTGCAGGCGGACCTGGAGCTCGAGGGCTTCACCGGGCTGGCCGTGGCCACCGAGGACAAAGCGCTGCAGTTCGGGCGGCCCTTCCAGCGGCACTCCTCGGAGCCCGAGTCGGGCCGGCAGTACGCCGTGTACAAGACGGTGCACACGCAGGGGCAGTGGGCGTACCGCGAGGATTACCAGCTGCAGTACGACACGGTGGAGGTGCCCCGGAGGGATGCCTGGATCGAGCGGGGCTCCCGCAGCCTCCCCGACTCCGGCCGCGCCTCCCCGTGCCACCGCGACGGGGAGTGGTTCATCAAactgctgcaggctgaggtgGAGAAGATGGAGGGATGGTGCCAGCAGATGGAGAGGGAGGCCGAGGACTATGACCTGCCCGAGGAGA TCCTGGAGAAGATCCGGAGTGCggtgggcagtgcccagctcctcaTGTCTCAGAAGGTGCAGCAGTTCTACCGCCTCTGCCAGCAGAACATG GATCCCAACgcattccctgtgcccacctTCCAAGACCTGGCTGGCTTCTGGGACCTCCTACAGCTCTCCATTGAGGATGTCAGCATGAAGTTTggggagctccagcagctcaaggCCAATGGGTGGAAGATCATGGAGCCCAAG gaggagaagaaggtgCCTCCCCCGATACCAAAGAAGCCGCCGCGCTCCAAGGTGCACCCGGTGAAGGAGCGCTCCCTGGACTCGGTGGACCGGCAGCGGCAGGAGGCCCGCAAGCGGCTCCTGGCAGCCAAGCGAGCCGCGTCCTTCCGCCAGAGCTCGGCCACCGAGAGCGCGGACAGCATCGAGATCTACATCCCCGAGGCGCAGACCCGGCTGTGA